From Neodiprion pinetum isolate iyNeoPine1 chromosome 7, iyNeoPine1.2, whole genome shotgun sequence, a single genomic window includes:
- the LOC124223828 gene encoding uncharacterized protein, translating to MSGPVVNVKQGSLRGITVKSVIGESYLAFNGIPFAAPPIGNLRFSEPQPPLPWKGVRDAATEGPKSVQIDFLTSTPIGDEDCLYLNIATKSLKGSRPVMVWIHGGAFVFGDGRTELSSPDYLMKTDIVYVSIQYRLGVLGFLNIDHEAAPGNMGLKDQVAALKWVQENIAQFGGDPNNVTIFGCSAGGASVHYLLLSPLAKGLFHKAIIQSGVTLNPWVTTSNPVVTAQSYVALLGKETTDPNEIVEYLRTIPANKLILAEQQIQTREDKIRFMFPFLPSVDSKSQQPFMPKRPLELAKNGFDVPVIIGYTSHEGSFFLMGLTTLDLPFVDENFEVAVTEDLVEGNPSKISEVAKEIRKFYFKDKPINKDVISNYIQCYGDIYFANGIHKVVEYQQKKKTPTYFYRFSYDTPNSFGKLAFGVSEQGAGHGDEVTRLFYPMALAQNIKTDPRISSVDKTVSDKMVRMWTDFARTGNPTPQIDDLITVMWKPVTPTEKNYIDIGAEISAGVNPNEEVQQFFRRISEIVKRSDMGGHVVNVKQGWLRGKTVKSAAEGTYIAFKGIPFAAPPVGNLRFADPQPPIPWTGVRDASEEGSKCIQINSKTSPFAGDEDCLYLNVATTSLVGSRPVMVFIHGGAFILGDAGDMLYGPDYLVTGEIVLVSIQYRLGVFGFLNLDHEAVPGNMGLKDQVAALKWVKENIAKFGGDPNNVTIFGESAGSVSVHCQLLSPLSKGLFHKAIMQSGVALNPWVSTSVSVEKAHRLAANLGKETTDPNEIVEYLRTIPAIQLIEAEQQVQTPEERIRFLFPFRPSVDSKSQQPFMPERPQELAKNGFDVPVIIGYTTHEGSFFLLGLTTLDLPFLDKNFEVAVTDDLVEENPSKLSEVAKEIRKFYFNDKRITEEVIDEYIQCYGDIYFVNGVHKVVEYQQKKRSPTYLYRFSYDSPTSMSKLVYGTSRKGAGHGDDLMCLFHPTVFAKRLETERTSVAKTVSDRMVRMWTDFAKTGNPTPQISDLINVKWEPVTSTAKNYIDIGAEISAGVNPNEEVQHFFRHISEIVRS from the exons ATGAGCGGGCCTGTCGTTAATGTCAAACAAGGATCCCTTCGTGGCATAACAGTAAAAAGTGTTATCGGTGAATCTTATCTCGCTTTCAATGGTATACCATTTGCAGCGCCTCCTATAGGTAATTTGAGATTTTCG GAGCCTCAACCTCCTCTGCCATGGAAGGGTGTACGAGACGCTGCAACAGAGGGACCAAAAAGCGTCCAAATCGATTTCTTGACATCGACACCGATTGGCGACGAAGACTGCCTTTATCTCAACATAGCCACCAAATCGTTAAAAGGATCTAGACCGGTGATGGTTTGGATTCACGGAGGAGCCTTCGTATTTGGTGATGGTAGAACCGAATTATCAAGCCCAGATTACCTAATGAAGACGGACATTGTGTATGTGTCGATTCAGTACAGACTTGGAGTCCTCG GATTTCTGAATATCGATCATGAGGCGGCACCCGGAAATATGGGTCTGAAGGATCAAGTGGCGGCTTTAAAATGGGTTCAAGAAAACATCGCCCAGTTCGGAGGCGATCCGAACAATGTTACCATCTTTGGATGCAGTGCTGGCGGTGCCTCCGTACATTATCTCCTTTTGTCACCTCTAGCTAAAG GTCTCTTTCACAAGGCCATTATCCAGAGTGGCGTGACATTGAATCCCTGGGTAACCACTTCAAACCCAGTCGTGACTGCTCAGAGCTATGTTGCGCTACTTGGAAAAGAAACCACTGATCCCAATGAGATCGTCGAGTATCTGCGCACGATTCCAGCGAATAAGCTTATACTAGCTGAACAGCAAATTCAGACCCGAGAG gaTAAGATTCGCTTTATGTTTCCATTTCTACCGAGTGTCGATAGCAAAAGCCAACAACCATTTATGCCAAAACGCCCCCTAGAACTTGCCAAAAATGGTTTTGATGTGCCCGTAATCATTGGATACACCAGTCATGAGGGAAGTTTTTTCCTAATGG GACTTACAACACTGGATCTACCAtttgttgatgaaaatttcgagGTTGCGGTAACCGAGGACTTAGTCGAGGGAAATCCATCAAAAATATCCGAGGTGgcgaaagaaataagaaaattttactttaaGGATAAACCTATAAACAAAGACGTGATTAGCAACTACATCCAATGTTATGGAGACATATACTTTGCCAATGGTATTCACAAGGTGGTTGAATACcaacagaagaagaaaactcCAACTTACTTTTACAGGTTTTCATACGACACCCCCAATTCCTTCGGTAAACTGGCTTTCGGGGTGTCAGAACAAG GTGCTGGTCACGGTGACGAAGTTACGCGCTTGTTCTACCCAATGGCGTTGgctcaaaatataaaaaccgACCCACGCATATCGTCAGTCGATAAAACCGTGTCCGATAAGATGGTCAGAATGTGGACGGACTTCGCAAGAACTGG AAATCCGACACCGCAGATCGATGATTTAATAACCGTGATGTGGAAGCCAGTGACGCCAACAGAGAAAAATTACATAGATATTGGTGCCGAAATTTCTGCCGGAGTGAATCCGAACGAAGAGGTGCAGCAGTTCTTCCGGCGCATCTCTGAGATTGTAAAGA GATCAGACATGGGTGGCCACGTGGTTAATGTTAAACAGGGATGGCTCCGTGGCAAAACGGTGAAAAGTGCTGCAGAAGGGACCTACATCGCTTTCAAAGGTATTCCGTTCGCGGCTCCACCAGTAGGAAATTTGAGGTTTGCG GACCCTCAGCCCCCGATACCATGGACCGGTGTGCGAGATGCTTCAGAAGAGGGGTCAAAATGTATCCAAATTAACTCGAAGACATCACCATTCGCTGGTGACGAAGACTGTCTTTACTTGAACGTGGCAACCACATCGTTGGTAGGTTCGCGGCCGGTGATGGTTTTCATTCATGGTGGAGCTTTCATCCTTGGTGACGCGGGTGATATGTTGTATGGCCCAGATTACCTGGTAACCGGAGAAATTGTATTGGTATCCATACAATACAGACTTGGTGTCTTCG GATTTCTGAATCTCGATCATGAGGCAGTGCCTGGAAATATGGGACTGAAAGATCAAGTGGCGGCATTAAAATGGGTGAAGGAAAACATTGCCAAATTTGGTGGCGATCCAAACAACGTAACCATCTTCGGAGAAAGTGCTGGTAGTGTCTCTGTGCATTGTCAGCTTTTATCACCACTTTCCAAAG GTCTTTTTCACAAGGCTATTATGCAGAGTGGCGTGGCATTGAATCCCTGGGTATCGACTTCCGTGTCGGTTGAGAAGGCTCATCGTCTCGCTGCTAATCTTGGCAAAGAAACCACTGACCCAAACGAAATCGTCGAGTATTTGCGCACGATTCCAGCCATTCAACTGATAGAAGCTGAACAGCAAGTTCAGACTCCAGAG GAGAGGATTCgctttttatttccatttcgGCCAAGTGTCGACAGTAAAAGCCAACAACCATTCATGCCAGAACGACCTCAAGAACTTGCCAAAAATGGTTTCGATGTGCCCGTGATCATTGGATACACCACTCACGAGGGGAGTTTTTTTCTATTGG GACTCACAACACTGGATCTTCCAtttcttgataaaaatttcgaagttGCGGTAACTGACGATTTAGTCGAGGAAAATCCGTCAAAACTATCCGAGGTGGCGAAGGAAATAAGAAAGTTCTACTTTAATGATAAACGAATAACCGAAGAGGTGATTGACGAGTACATCCAGTGTTATGGTGATATATACTTTGTCAACGGTGTCCACAAGGTGGTTGAATATCAACAGAAGAAGAGAAGTCCGACCTACTTGTATAGGTTTTCTTATGACAGCCCCACTTCCATGAGCAAGTTGGTTTACGGGACGTCAAGGAAAG GCGCTGGTCACGGTGATGACCTAATGTGTCTATTTCACCCAACGGTATTCGCCAAAAGACTAGAAACTGAACGTACTTCAGTTGCAAAAACCGTATCGGATAGGATGGTCAGAATGTGGACGGACTTCGCAAAAACTGG AAATCCAACACCTCAGATCAGTGATTTGATAAACGTTAAATGGGAGCCGGTGACCTCAACAGCGAAAAATTACATAGATATTGGTGCAGAGATCTCTGCTGGAGTGAATCCAAACGAAGAGGTGCAGCACTTCTTCCGACACATCTCTGAGATCGTAAGGAGTTGA
- the LOC124223827 gene encoding esterase E4-like has protein sequence MSDLLVKVEQGLLRGAVVKSIVGESYVAFKGVPYAAPPVGKLRFKDPEPLQPWTGIRDALEEGPKCAQFNLFSKSIIGDDDCLYLNLATPSLTGSRPVMVWIHGGLFSYGDGGSDVYSPDYLMKTDIVHVGINYRLGILGFLQLEHEAASGNMGLKDQIAALKWLKENIAQFGGDPNNITLFGQSAGAVSAQYLLLSPLAKGLFHKAIMQSGVLLVPWACVSEPLKMAHRYVAAFGKDITDQNEIVEYLRTIPAHKLIEMQMKISTPEETINLVLPFGPTVDNKSMRPLMPKPIEELAQKGIDVPVIIGYTAHEGAIFFSRDFQPKYAKLDKNFEASALRPLTAKAPSKAAVILQEIRKFYFDGKPVTKYPAANYARYIGDLQFIRGVHRMVDIQREKKSPTYLYRFAYDSPRSVTKIMYNVDEKDVIGFGVSHAEENPFLFYPSMYREHVKMEPGSPDQMVSDRLIRLWTNFAKTGNPTPLIDDLITTVWKPVTKATKNYLEINEELFTGEDLDEEMCETWKRIEMVSNTSSERFHPGRS, from the exons ATGAGTGACCTTTTGGTTAAAGTTGAACAGGGGCTCCTTCGCGGTGCTGTGGTAAAAAGTATTGTCGGAGAGTCTTACGTAGCATTCAAAGGTGTTCCATACGCAGCTCCTCCCGTAGGGAAATTGAGGTTCAAG GACCCAGAACCCCTGCAACCATGGACAGGCATCCGAGACGCACTGGAAGAGGGACCAAAGTGCGCTCAGTTCAATCTATTCAGCAAGTCGATAATTGGCGATGACGATTGCCTTTATCTGAACTTAGCGACACCTTCACTAACGGGGTCACGACCCGTCATGGTTTGGATTCACGGAGGACTTTTTAGTTACGGTGACGGAGGTTCTGATGTCTACAGTCCAGATTATTTGATGAAGACGGACATCGTCCACGTCGGCATTAATTACAGACTTGGTATCTTGG GATTTCTTCAACTTGAGCACGAAGCTGCGTCGGGCAACATGGGGCTTAAGGATCAAATCGCCGCCCTGAAGTGGCTGAAGGAGAATATTGCTCAGTTCGGTGGTGATCCAAACAACATCACACTCTTCGGGCAAAGTGCCGGTGCTGTTTCTGCTCAGTATCTGCTGCTATCTCCACTCGCTAAAG GCCTCTTCCACAAAGCCATCATGCAGAGTGGAGTTCTCTTAGTGCCCTGGGCATGTGTGTCAGAGCCATTGAAAATGGCGCATCGTTACGTCGCTGCTTTTGGCAAAGATATCACCGACCAGAATGAGATCGTCGAATATCTTCGTACTATTCCAGCCCATAAGCTTATTGAGATGCAGATGAAGATATCAACCCCAGAG GAAACAATAAATCTTGTACTTCCGTTTGGACCGACCGTGGACAACAAAAGCATGCGACCTTTGATGCCCAAGCCCATCGAAGAACTCGCTCAAAAAGGCATCGACGTTCCCGTTATTATCGGATACACCGCTCACGAGGGAGCTATTTTCTTTTCGC GCGATTTTCAACCGAAATATGCAAaacttgacaaaaattttgaggCCTCGGCGCTTCGACCCTTGACCGCAAAAGCGCCATCCAAAGCAGCGGTAATCCTCCAAGAGATCAGGAAGTTCTACTTCGATGGTAAGCCTGTGACTAAATATCCCGCTGCCAATTACGCGCGGTACATAGGAGATCTACAATTTATCCGGGGAGTTCACAGGATGGTGGATATTCAGCGTGAGAAGAAATCTCCGACGTATCTTTACAGATTTGCCTATGACAGTCCTAGGTCAGTCACGAAGATCATGTACAACGTAGATGAGAAAG ATGTTATCGGTTTCGGGGTTTCACACGCTGAAGAAAATCCGTTTCTGTTTTACCCGTCAATGTACCGCGAGCACGTGAAAATGGAGCCTGGCTCCCCTGACCAAATGGTTAGTGACAGATTGATCAGACTATGGACGAACTTTGCAAAAACTGG TAATCCAACTCCACTGATCGATGATTTGATAACTACGGTATGGAAACCAGTGACCAAGGCAACCAAGAACTATTTGGAAATCAATGAAGAACTTTTCACTGGTGAGGATCTCGATGAAGAAATGTGTGAGACGTGGAAACGCATCGAAATGGTCTCCAATACCTCATCTGAGCGTTTCCATCCCGGGAGAAGTTAG